From Eleftheria terrae, the proteins below share one genomic window:
- a CDS encoding glutamate synthase subunit beta produces MGKVTGFMEYERVEEGYEAAPTRLKHYKEFVIGLKEEDARVQGARCMDCGIPFCNNGCPVNNIIPDFNDLVYRNEWRSAIEVLHSTNNFPEFTGRICPAPCEAACTLNFNDEPVGIKSIERAIIDRAWSEGWVAPQPPKFKSGKKVAVVGSGPAGLAAAQQLARAGHEVVVFEKNDRLGGLLRYGIPDFKMEKSHIDRRIKQMEAEGVQFRTGVLVGKMPEGSKVTNWAKESISPEQLAKDFDAVLLAGGAEQPRDLPAPGRELAGVHFAMEFLPQQNKINAGDKLKDQIRAEGKHVIVIGGGDTGSDCVGTSNRHGAKSVTQFELMPMPPEEENKALTWPYWPYKLRTSSSHEEGCEREFAIATKEFIGENGKVTGIRTARVEWKDGKMVEVPGSEQVLKADLVLLAMGFVSPVASVLDTFGVDKDARGNARASTDFLGGYQTSVPKVFAAGDMRRGQSLVVWAIREGRQAARSIDEFLMGASDLPR; encoded by the coding sequence ATGGGTAAAGTCACCGGCTTCATGGAGTACGAGCGCGTCGAGGAAGGCTACGAGGCCGCCCCGACCCGCCTGAAGCACTACAAAGAATTCGTCATCGGCCTGAAGGAAGAGGACGCACGGGTGCAGGGCGCCCGCTGCATGGACTGCGGCATTCCGTTCTGCAATAACGGCTGCCCGGTCAACAACATCATCCCGGACTTCAACGACCTGGTGTACCGCAACGAGTGGCGCAGCGCGATCGAGGTGCTGCACTCGACCAACAACTTCCCGGAGTTCACCGGCCGCATCTGCCCCGCGCCCTGCGAGGCGGCCTGCACGCTGAACTTCAATGACGAGCCGGTCGGCATCAAGTCGATCGAGCGCGCCATCATCGACCGTGCCTGGTCCGAGGGCTGGGTGGCGCCGCAGCCGCCCAAGTTCAAGAGCGGCAAGAAGGTGGCGGTGGTCGGCTCCGGCCCCGCCGGGCTGGCGGCCGCACAGCAGCTGGCCCGCGCCGGCCACGAGGTGGTCGTGTTCGAGAAGAACGACCGGCTCGGCGGCCTGCTGCGCTACGGCATTCCCGACTTCAAGATGGAGAAGTCGCACATCGACCGGCGCATCAAGCAGATGGAGGCCGAGGGCGTGCAGTTCCGCACGGGCGTGCTGGTGGGCAAGATGCCCGAGGGTTCGAAGGTCACCAACTGGGCCAAGGAAAGCATCTCGCCCGAGCAACTGGCCAAGGACTTTGACGCGGTGCTGCTGGCCGGTGGCGCCGAGCAGCCGCGCGACCTGCCCGCGCCGGGTCGCGAGCTGGCGGGCGTGCACTTCGCGATGGAGTTCCTGCCGCAGCAGAACAAGATCAATGCCGGTGACAAACTGAAGGACCAGATCCGCGCCGAAGGCAAGCATGTCATCGTGATCGGCGGTGGCGACACCGGCAGCGATTGCGTTGGCACCTCGAACCGCCACGGCGCCAAGAGCGTGACGCAGTTCGAGCTGATGCCGATGCCGCCCGAGGAAGAGAACAAGGCGCTGACCTGGCCCTACTGGCCCTACAAGCTGCGCACCTCCTCCAGCCACGAGGAAGGCTGCGAGCGCGAGTTCGCCATCGCCACCAAGGAGTTCATCGGCGAGAACGGCAAGGTCACCGGCATCCGCACCGCCCGCGTGGAATGGAAGGACGGCAAGATGGTCGAGGTGCCCGGCTCGGAGCAGGTGCTGAAGGCCGACCTGGTGCTGCTGGCCATGGGCTTCGTCAGCCCGGTCGCGTCGGTGCTCGACACCTTTGGCGTTGACAAGGACGCCCGTGGCAATGCGAGGGCGAGTACCGACTTCCTGGGGGGCTACCAGACCAGCGTGCCCAAGGTCTTCGCGGCGGGTGACATGCGCCGTGGCCAGTCGCTGGTGGTGTGGGCGATCCGCGAAGGCCGCCAGGCGGCTCGCTCGATCGACGAGTTCCTGATGGGCGCGAGCGATCTGCCCCGCTGA
- a CDS encoding ABC transporter ATP-binding protein — MSPPFTLQPPATPLVELRGVTFGYGDRLILQDVSLTVPRGKVVALMGTSGGGKTTVLRLIGRQVAPQAGQVLFDGADLGAMDRDQLYAARHRMGMLFQFGALFTDLSVFDNVAFPLREHTRLSATMIRDLVLMKLNAVGLRGARDLMPSEISGGMARRVALARAIALDPDLIMYDEPFAGLDPISMGVAARLIRDLNQALGVTSIVVSHDVDETFLIADHVIFLANGRIAAQGTPSEMRASRDPLVRQFVDAAADGPVRFHYPAAGVADDFRMGH; from the coding sequence ATGTCGCCTCCTTTCACCCTGCAACCGCCGGCCACGCCGCTCGTCGAGCTGCGTGGGGTGACCTTCGGCTATGGTGACCGGCTGATCCTGCAGGATGTGAGCCTGACGGTGCCGCGCGGCAAGGTGGTGGCCCTGATGGGCACCTCCGGCGGTGGCAAGACCACCGTGCTGCGGCTCATCGGCCGGCAGGTGGCGCCCCAGGCCGGGCAAGTGCTGTTCGACGGTGCCGACCTCGGCGCGATGGACCGCGACCAGCTTTACGCTGCGCGCCACCGCATGGGCATGCTGTTCCAGTTCGGCGCCTTGTTCACCGACCTGTCGGTCTTCGACAATGTGGCCTTCCCGCTGCGTGAGCACACCCGGCTGAGCGCCACCATGATCCGCGACCTGGTGCTGATGAAGCTCAACGCTGTCGGCCTGCGCGGTGCCCGCGACCTGATGCCCAGCGAGATTTCCGGCGGCATGGCGCGCCGGGTGGCCCTGGCCCGTGCCATCGCGCTGGATCCGGACCTCATCATGTATGACGAGCCCTTCGCCGGCCTGGACCCGATCTCGATGGGCGTCGCCGCCCGCCTGATCCGCGACCTCAACCAGGCCCTGGGCGTCACCAGCATCGTCGTTTCACATGATGTGGACGAGACCTTCCTGATCGCCGACCACGTGATTTTCCTGGCCAACGGCCGCATCGCCGCCCAGGGCACGCCCAGCGAGATGCGTGCTTCCCGCGACCCGCTGGTGCGCCAGTTCGTCGATGCCGCGGCGGACGGCCCGGTGCGCTTTCACTACCCGGCGGCAGGCGTGGCCGACGACTTCAGGATGGGGCACTGA
- the mlaE gene encoding lipid asymmetry maintenance ABC transporter permease subunit MlaE has translation MLGFLHPRRVGAAVRGKLADVGYSARLLGQLVLLAGRVFARGRLVVDQLHFLGNYSLAIIGVSGLFVGFVLGLQGYYTLQRYGAEQALGLLVALSLVRELGPVVSALLFAGRAGTSLTAEIGLMKAGEQLAAMEMMAVDPVLRVLAPRFWAGVIAMPLLAAVFSAVGIIGGWVVGVLMIGVDPGAFWSQMQSGVDVWTDVGNGIVKSLVFGVTVTFVALLQGFECKPTPEGVSRATTRTVVMASLSVLALDFVLTALMFSI, from the coding sequence ATGCTCGGCTTCCTGCATCCCCGGCGGGTCGGCGCGGCCGTGCGCGGCAAGCTGGCCGACGTCGGCTATTCGGCCCGGCTGCTGGGCCAGCTGGTGCTGCTGGCCGGGCGGGTCTTTGCCCGTGGCCGGCTGGTGGTGGACCAGCTGCATTTCCTCGGCAACTACTCGCTGGCGATCATCGGCGTGTCGGGCCTGTTCGTCGGCTTCGTGCTCGGGCTGCAGGGCTACTACACGCTGCAGCGCTACGGCGCCGAGCAGGCGCTCGGCCTGCTGGTCGCCCTGTCGCTGGTGCGTGAGCTGGGGCCGGTGGTGTCGGCCCTGCTGTTCGCCGGCCGTGCCGGCACCTCGCTCACGGCGGAAATCGGCCTGATGAAGGCCGGCGAGCAGCTGGCGGCGATGGAAATGATGGCGGTCGACCCGGTGTTGCGGGTGCTTGCGCCGCGGTTCTGGGCCGGTGTCATTGCAATGCCCTTGCTTGCCGCGGTGTTCAGCGCGGTCGGCATCATCGGCGGCTGGGTGGTGGGGGTGCTGATGATCGGCGTGGACCCGGGCGCCTTCTGGTCCCAGATGCAGAGCGGTGTCGATGTCTGGACCGATGTCGGCAACGGCATCGTCAAGAGCCTGGTGTTCGGCGTCACGGTGACCTTCGTGGCGCTGCTGCAGGGCTTTGAATGCAAGCCGACGCCCGAAGGCGTGTCCCGCGCTACCACGCGCACGGTCGTGATGGCTTCGTTGTCGGTGTTGGCACTCGACTTCGTGCTGACCGCGCTGATGTTCTCGATTTGA
- the mlaD gene encoding outer membrane lipid asymmetry maintenance protein MlaD, with amino-acid sequence MQKSRHDLWVGLFVMLGAGAIVFLALQAANLLSVSFEDTYVVDARFDNIGGLKPRAPVKSAGVVVGRVESITFDDKTYQARVRLELERRFAFPKDSSAKILTSGLLGEQYLGLEPGAEEATLAQGDVITQTQSAVVLENLIGQFLYNRAADGPGAQSGANKP; translated from the coding sequence ATGCAAAAGTCTCGCCATGACCTGTGGGTCGGCCTGTTCGTGATGCTGGGTGCGGGCGCCATCGTGTTCCTGGCCCTGCAGGCGGCCAACCTGCTCAGCGTGTCCTTCGAGGACACCTATGTGGTCGACGCGCGCTTCGACAACATCGGCGGCCTGAAGCCGCGGGCGCCGGTCAAGAGCGCAGGCGTGGTGGTCGGCCGGGTCGAATCCATCACCTTCGATGACAAGACCTACCAGGCGCGCGTGCGGCTGGAACTCGAGCGCCGCTTCGCCTTCCCGAAGGACAGCTCGGCCAAGATCCTCACCTCCGGCCTGCTCGGCGAGCAGTACCTGGGCCTGGAGCCCGGCGCCGAGGAGGCCACGCTGGCTCAGGGCGACGTCATCACCCAGACGCAGTCGGCGGTGGTGCTGGAAAACCTGATCGGCCAATTCCTGTACAACCGCGCCGCGGACGGTCCCGGCGCCCAGTCTGGAGCCAACAAGCCATGA
- a CDS encoding MlaA family lipoprotein: MKQPPVPLVPRVPRMRLGVTLAAAALLLGCATNNPRDPLEPMNRKIYAFNEAVDEAVLEPVAVKYRDVVPSPVRTGVGNFFSNLGDAWSAVNGFLQFKLETGLKNTMRFGLNTLFGLGGVLDIATEAGIEAEDEDFGQTLGRWGVGAGPYLVLPLLGPSTVRDTAALPLDARAESWPFRHDATTAYGALALRVVDARANLLGATGMLDDAALDPYLFVRDAYLQRRQSLVYDGDPPATEEPREDGTDGEEPGAATPQPDVPAAAEPPASAASQ, encoded by the coding sequence ATGAAGCAGCCGCCCGTCCCCCTTGTCCCGCGCGTCCCGCGCATGCGCCTGGGCGTGACGCTGGCGGCCGCGGCGCTGCTGCTGGGTTGCGCCACCAACAACCCGCGCGATCCGCTCGAGCCGATGAACCGCAAGATCTACGCCTTCAACGAGGCGGTGGACGAAGCGGTGCTGGAGCCGGTGGCCGTCAAGTACCGGGACGTGGTGCCGAGCCCGGTGCGCACCGGGGTGGGCAACTTCTTCTCCAACCTGGGCGATGCCTGGTCGGCCGTCAACGGCTTCCTGCAGTTCAAGCTGGAGACTGGCCTGAAGAACACGATGCGCTTCGGGCTGAACACCCTGTTCGGCCTGGGCGGCGTGCTCGACATCGCGACCGAGGCCGGCATCGAGGCCGAGGATGAGGACTTCGGCCAGACGCTGGGCCGCTGGGGCGTGGGCGCCGGCCCCTACCTCGTGCTGCCCCTGCTCGGGCCGTCCACCGTGCGCGACACGGCGGCGCTGCCGCTGGACGCGAGGGCCGAGAGCTGGCCCTTCCGGCATGACGCGACCACGGCCTACGGCGCGCTCGCGCTGCGCGTGGTCGATGCCCGCGCCAACCTGCTGGGTGCCACCGGCATGCTGGACGATGCCGCGCTCGACCCCTACCTGTTCGTGCGCGACGCCTACCTGCAGCGGCGCCAGAGCCTGGTGTACGACGGTGACCCGCCCGCCACCGAGGAGCCGCGCGAGGACGGCACCGATGGCGAGGAGCCGGGCGCCGCGACCCCGCAGCCGGACGTGCCGGCTGCGGCGGAGCCGCCGGCTTCGGCCGCGAGCCAGTAA